The following coding sequences are from one Rhinoraja longicauda isolate Sanriku21f chromosome 35, sRhiLon1.1, whole genome shotgun sequence window:
- the lrrc18a gene encoding leucine-rich repeat-containing protein 18: protein MPKKKGPQGKKVTLKMAKKSMKITVDGKRRLDLSNMGIAAFPRCILKLSDIEEIDLSRNMIKKIPDYINKFPKLRYLDFHTNKIERIPENIGQLELLYYLDLSNNKLTSDGLPLELTQLKNLRVLNLGLNSVEMIPTTIGTLKELKEIGLFDNRITYMPEKITKLPKLKKLNVMRNPFTTPQVPEEPIDTIDRIEDIYLAKKSLLCRPCLKKLQRERDKWSKVKQITEMDEEPDFTGLLAPNSVAKLDEVSWRVVE from the coding sequence ATGCCGAAAAAGAAAGGGCCGCAGGGGAAGAAGGTCACCCTGAAGATGGCCAAGAAGTCCATGAAGATCACGGTGGATGGGAAGAGGCGCTTGGACCTCAGCAACATGGGCATCGCTGCCTTTCCCAGGTGCATCTTGAAGCTGTCCGACATTGAGGAGATAGATCTCAGCAGAAACAtgatcaaaaaaattccagattacatCAACAAATTTCCAAAGCTACGATACCTAGATTTCCACACGAATAAGATAGAGAGGATCCCGGAGAACATTGGCCAGCTGGAATTACTGTACTACCTAGACCTGTCCAATAACAAGCTGACCTCCGATGGCTTGCCCTTGGAACTCACTCAGCTGAAAAATCTCCGCGTGCTCAACCTCGGGCTGAACTCTGTGGAGATGATTCCAACCACCATCGGCACGTTGAAGGAACTCAAGGAGATCGGATTGTTTGACAACCGGATCACGTACATGCCAGAAAAAATCACCAAGCTGCCGAAACTGAAGAAGTTAAACGTGATGCGGAATCCCTTCACCACGCCCCAGGTGCCCGAGGAGCCGATCGACACGATCGATCGCATCGAGGATATTTACCTGGCCAAGAAGAGCTTACTGTGTCGCCCATGCCTCAAGAAGCTCCAGCGAGAGAGGGACAAGTGGAGCAAGGTGAAGCAGATCACCGAGATGGACGAGGAGCCAGACTTCACCGGGCTCCTTGCTCCCAACTCCGTCGCCAAACTGGACGAGGTGTCTTGGAGAGTCGTGGAGTGA